A window from Cryobacterium sp. SO1 encodes these proteins:
- a CDS encoding substrate-binding domain-containing protein translates to MKSSSFRRIAAVTATAALILAGTTACGRGGGDEASGPKVVLAISTLNNPFFVELRDGAQAAADEAGVDLYIVDAQNDSATQANQLATAAAGSTKAVIVNPVDSDAASASVGELAAANIPVIAVDRTVNDAKLTSLVASDNVAGGKQAADELAAAMGEKGTVISLQGVSGTSASRDRGAGFDEGIAAYPEITVVAEQTANFDRASALDVTTNLLQANPGVTGIFAENDEMALGAIQALGARAGSVVSVVGFDGTADGLTAISDGSLYATVAQQPAELGRLAIELAVKAIAGDDVEATVPVEVVAVTKTNVGDFSK, encoded by the coding sequence ATGAAGTCATCCTCCTTTCGCCGCATCGCCGCCGTCACCGCCACGGCCGCACTGATCCTCGCCGGCACCACCGCCTGCGGCCGCGGCGGCGGCGACGAGGCCAGCGGGCCCAAGGTCGTGCTCGCGATCTCCACGCTGAACAACCCGTTCTTCGTCGAGCTGCGCGACGGCGCCCAGGCCGCCGCCGACGAGGCCGGTGTTGACCTCTACATCGTCGACGCCCAGAACGACTCGGCCACCCAGGCCAACCAGCTGGCCACCGCCGCCGCCGGCAGCACCAAGGCCGTCATCGTCAACCCGGTCGACTCGGATGCCGCCAGCGCCTCGGTCGGTGAACTCGCCGCCGCGAACATCCCGGTCATCGCCGTGGACCGCACGGTCAACGACGCGAAGCTCACCTCCCTGGTGGCCAGCGACAACGTGGCCGGCGGCAAGCAGGCCGCCGATGAGCTCGCCGCGGCGATGGGCGAGAAGGGCACCGTCATCTCCCTGCAGGGCGTGTCGGGCACCTCCGCCAGCCGCGACCGGGGCGCGGGCTTCGACGAGGGCATCGCCGCGTACCCCGAGATCACCGTCGTCGCCGAGCAGACCGCCAACTTCGACCGCGCCTCAGCCCTCGACGTCACCACCAACCTGCTGCAGGCCAACCCTGGCGTGACCGGCATCTTCGCCGAGAACGACGAAATGGCCCTCGGCGCGATCCAGGCCCTCGGCGCCCGTGCTGGTTCTGTGGTCTCCGTCGTGGGCTTCGACGGCACCGCGGACGGCCTGACCGCCATCTCGGACGGCTCGCTCTACGCCACCGTCGCTCAGCAGCCCGCCGAGCTCGGCCGCCTCGCCATCGAACTGGCCGTCAAGGCCATCGCCGGCGACGACGTCGAAGCCACCGTACCCGTCGAGGTCGTCGCCGTCACGAAGACGAACGTGGGCGACTTCTCCAAGTGA
- a CDS encoding ABC transporter permease produces MSTTTTTPSTETPTRRSFDYKTFLANNGALVGLVVLCIALVIATPDFLTGQNLLNIGIQVSTVAVLAFGMTFVIVAGGIDLSVGAVAALSAMASGWFFVSAGLPGWMALIAGLVVGLAAGVINGAANAYGKLPSFIATLAMLSVARGLTLVISDGRPIKTAPEVSFLGGNIGPVPMPIVILVLAAVVASFILNRTVLGRSMYAVGGNAEAARLSGLPVKRIIVTVFALAGLFAALAGLLLAGRLDSAQPQAAAGYELDAIAAVVIGGASLSGGLGKISGTFIGALVLVVIRNGLNLLNVSSFWQQVVIGLVIALAVGADVLRRKTRNS; encoded by the coding sequence ATGTCAACGACGACCACCACCCCGTCCACCGAGACACCCACCCGACGCTCCTTCGACTACAAGACCTTCCTGGCCAACAACGGCGCCCTGGTCGGCCTGGTGGTGCTCTGCATCGCGCTGGTCATCGCCACGCCGGACTTCCTGACCGGGCAGAACCTGCTCAACATCGGCATCCAGGTGTCGACCGTGGCGGTACTCGCCTTCGGCATGACCTTCGTCATCGTCGCCGGCGGCATCGACCTCTCCGTCGGCGCAGTCGCCGCCCTCTCGGCCATGGCCTCCGGCTGGTTCTTCGTCAGCGCCGGCCTGCCCGGCTGGATGGCCCTGATCGCGGGTCTGGTCGTGGGCCTGGCCGCCGGCGTCATCAACGGCGCCGCCAACGCCTACGGCAAGCTGCCCTCCTTCATCGCCACCCTGGCGATGCTCAGTGTGGCCCGCGGCCTCACCCTGGTGATCTCGGACGGCCGGCCGATCAAGACCGCCCCCGAGGTGTCCTTCCTCGGCGGCAACATCGGCCCGGTGCCGATGCCCATCGTGATCCTGGTGCTGGCCGCCGTGGTCGCCTCGTTCATCCTCAACCGCACCGTGCTCGGCCGCTCCATGTACGCCGTCGGCGGCAACGCCGAGGCCGCCCGGCTCTCCGGACTGCCGGTCAAGCGCATCATCGTCACCGTGTTCGCCCTCGCCGGCCTCTTCGCGGCCCTGGCCGGACTGCTCCTGGCCGGCCGGCTGGACTCCGCCCAGCCGCAGGCCGCCGCCGGCTACGAACTGGATGCCATCGCCGCGGTCGTCATCGGCGGCGCCTCGCTCTCCGGCGGGCTCGGCAAGATCTCCGGCACCTTCATCGGCGCCCTGGTCCTCGTTGTGATCCGCAACGGCCTCAACCTGCTCAACGTGTCGTCGTTCTGGCAGCAGGTCGTCATCGGCCTGGTCATCGCCCTCGCCGTGGGCGCCGACGTGCTGCGCCGCAAGACCCGCAACAGCTGA
- a CDS encoding sugar ABC transporter ATP-binding protein, whose translation MTVNPLITLQNVTKTFGQVTVIQDVTVTVYPGQVQVLLGENGAGKSTLIKMVAGVYQPDGGQILVDGAVTTLPTTKAAEEHGIATIHQELNLVATMSVAENVMLGRMPTKLGMVDRKELRRQARAALALIGLEIDVDTPVGRLGIARQQLVEIAKALSINARVLILDEPTAALTRHETQALFAVMADLRRRGVGMLFISHHLDEIAEVGDTVTVIRDGHFIAEVPASTPEDELVKLMVGRSIEDQFPRRADETPAVTEVLAVSNLTSAGQFDDISFTVRAGEVLGIAGLVGAGRTELIRAIAGADKYDTGSVTVRGAKLPKGDIQAAIRAGIGHVPEDRKGQGLVLDASVNDNLGYATLASSAKLGLADFTGQRTRAEAVAAKLRIRMHTIDQPIRSLSGGNQQKAVFGRWIIAASTVLLLDEPTRGVDVGAKVEIYELMNSITAAGGAIVMVSSELPEILGMSDRILVMRDGRLAGELSAADATQDTVMTLAARDVAAQR comes from the coding sequence ATGACCGTGAACCCCCTGATCACCCTGCAGAACGTGACAAAGACCTTCGGCCAGGTCACGGTCATCCAGGATGTCACCGTGACCGTGTACCCCGGCCAGGTGCAGGTGCTGCTCGGCGAGAACGGCGCGGGCAAGTCCACCCTGATCAAGATGGTCGCCGGCGTCTACCAGCCCGACGGCGGCCAGATCCTGGTCGACGGCGCCGTGACGACCCTGCCCACCACCAAGGCCGCCGAAGAACACGGCATCGCCACCATCCACCAGGAACTCAACCTCGTGGCCACCATGAGCGTGGCTGAGAACGTGATGCTCGGCCGGATGCCCACCAAGCTCGGCATGGTCGACCGCAAGGAACTCCGACGCCAGGCCCGCGCCGCCCTGGCCCTGATCGGCCTCGAGATCGACGTGGACACCCCGGTCGGACGGCTCGGCATCGCCCGGCAGCAGCTTGTCGAAATCGCCAAGGCGCTGAGCATCAACGCCCGGGTGCTGATCCTGGACGAACCCACCGCCGCACTCACCCGGCACGAAACCCAGGCCCTGTTCGCCGTGATGGCGGACCTCCGCCGGCGCGGCGTCGGCATGCTCTTCATCAGTCACCACCTCGACGAGATCGCCGAGGTCGGCGACACCGTCACCGTCATCCGCGACGGCCACTTCATCGCCGAGGTGCCTGCCTCCACCCCCGAAGACGAACTTGTCAAGCTGATGGTCGGCCGCAGCATCGAGGACCAGTTCCCGCGCCGCGCCGACGAGACCCCGGCGGTCACCGAGGTGCTCGCCGTGTCGAACCTCACCAGCGCCGGCCAGTTCGACGACATCAGCTTCACCGTGCGCGCCGGCGAGGTGCTCGGCATCGCCGGGCTCGTCGGGGCGGGCCGCACCGAACTGATCCGCGCCATCGCCGGCGCCGACAAGTACGACACCGGCTCCGTCACCGTGCGCGGCGCGAAGTTGCCCAAGGGCGACATCCAGGCGGCGATCCGGGCCGGCATCGGCCACGTGCCCGAAGACCGCAAGGGCCAGGGCCTGGTGCTGGATGCCTCGGTCAACGACAACCTGGGTTACGCCACCCTGGCCTCCAGCGCCAAGCTCGGCCTGGCCGACTTCACCGGCCAGCGCACCCGCGCCGAGGCCGTCGCTGCAAAGCTCCGCATCCGGATGCACACCATCGATCAGCCCATCCGCTCGCTCTCCGGCGGCAACCAGCAGAAGGCGGTCTTCGGCCGGTGGATCATCGCCGCGTCGACGGTGCTGCTGCTGGACGAACCGACCCGCGGCGTGGACGTCGGCGCCAAGGTCGAGATCTACGAGCTGATGAACTCGATCACTGCCGCCGGCGGAGCCATCGTGATGGTCTCCAGCGAGCTGCCCGAGATCCTGGGCATGAGCGACCGCATCCTTGTCATGCGCGACGGCCGGCTGGCCGGCGAACTGAGCGCAGCGGATGCCACCCAAGACACAGTCATGACCCTCGCCGCCCGCGATGTCGCAGCGCAGCGCTGA
- a CDS encoding LacI family DNA-binding transcriptional regulator, with the protein MEAITIKDVAALAGVSVGTASRVLSGNPATSADTRERVAAAAAELDYQPNAQAQALRSTRSNALGLLVPDVRNPFFADLAHAAEQAALSAGYVTLLGNANERNDQQDRYLDTLISRRVDGVIVAPVGDDSGRLRALIERKIPTVLVDRTVPGLNLPSVTTDSDTGIRQAVQHLADLGHRRIGYISGPQATSTGRDRFAAFTRAVAEAGLSQDPDLVYFGDYQAASGSAGVHALMQLASPPTALLAADSLMAVGAISILHRLGMRIGTDIALVAFDDIEWFALLNPALSVIAHSVEDMGRIAIDLLLQVIAGQTPDSVVLPSELIVRASSATPIIRTEPTTQPRQRSQQ; encoded by the coding sequence GTGGAAGCCATAACGATCAAGGACGTCGCCGCCCTCGCCGGCGTCTCGGTGGGCACCGCCTCCCGCGTGCTGTCCGGCAACCCGGCCACCTCGGCCGACACCCGCGAACGCGTCGCCGCCGCGGCCGCCGAGCTGGACTACCAGCCCAACGCCCAGGCTCAGGCCCTGCGGTCCACCCGGTCCAACGCCCTCGGCCTGCTGGTGCCGGATGTGCGCAACCCGTTCTTCGCCGACCTCGCGCACGCCGCGGAGCAGGCCGCTCTCTCGGCCGGCTACGTCACGCTGCTCGGCAACGCCAACGAGCGTAACGACCAGCAGGACCGCTACCTCGACACCCTCATCTCCCGCCGGGTCGACGGCGTGATCGTCGCTCCCGTCGGCGACGACAGCGGCCGGCTGCGCGCCCTGATCGAACGCAAGATTCCCACGGTGCTCGTCGACCGCACGGTTCCCGGCCTGAACCTGCCCAGCGTCACCACCGACAGCGACACCGGCATCCGCCAGGCCGTGCAGCACCTCGCCGACCTAGGCCACCGCCGCATCGGCTACATCTCCGGCCCGCAGGCCACCTCCACCGGCCGGGACCGCTTCGCCGCCTTCACCCGCGCCGTGGCCGAGGCCGGCCTCAGCCAGGACCCCGACCTGGTCTACTTCGGCGACTACCAGGCCGCCAGCGGCTCGGCCGGCGTGCACGCCCTGATGCAGCTGGCCAGCCCGCCCACCGCGCTGCTCGCCGCCGACAGCCTGATGGCCGTCGGCGCCATCAGCATCCTGCACAGACTCGGGATGCGCATCGGCACCGACATCGCCCTGGTCGCCTTCGACGACATCGAATGGTTCGCCCTGCTCAACCCCGCCCTCAGCGTGATCGCGCACAGCGTCGAAGACATGGGCCGGATCGCCATCGACCTGCTCCTGCAGGTGATCGCCGGACAGACGCCGGACTCGGTCGTGCTGCCCAGCGAACTGATCGTGCGGGCCTCCTCGGCCACCCCGATCATCCGCACCGAACCCACGACGCAGCCTCGGCAAAGGAGCCAGCAATGA